In the genome of Struthio camelus isolate bStrCam1 chromosome 34, bStrCam1.hap1, whole genome shotgun sequence, one region contains:
- the LOC138063688 gene encoding butyrophilin subfamily 1 member A1-like, with translation MPFPCPFAAQANEEKGHVQAQLGQLQGQLAFLKMQRHKVVVSLDADTAHPRLEVSEDGKSVTDAGTARSVPRTEKRFDSHLFVLAKEGYTSGKRYWEVDVGKRRNWDLGIAREPVTRKGTLTLSPENGFWVIGLADGQDYWARTELWTRLAVSGKPRKIGIFLDTAAQQLSFYNVPKETAVYTFSLGGASSQGGKFFPFFSTGSTAGKPDTEPLKILQGFEDDE, from the exons atgccttttccctgccctttcgcagctcaggccaacgaggagaagg GGCATGTGcaagcacagctag GGCAActgcaaggacagctag CATTCTTGAAAATGCAGCGTCACAAAG TGGTTGTCTCCTTGGATGCTGACACAGCTCATCCAAGGCTGGAGGTGTCTGAAGATGGGAAGAGCGTGACAGATGCTGGCACTGCCAGAAGTGTGCCCAGGACAGAGAAGAGATTTGACTCCCACCTTTTTGTTTTGGCAAAGGAAGGTTACACATCTGGGAAACGCTATTGGGAAGTGGATGTTGGCAAGAGAAGAAACTGGGATTTGGGCATTGCCCGGGAGCCTGTGACTCGCAAAGGGACACTGACTCTCTCCCCAGAGAATGGCTTCTGGGTCATAGGGTTAGCCGATGGGCAAGACTACTGGGCCCGCACAGAGCTTTGGACCCGTTTGGCTGTGAGTGGGAAACCCAGAAAGATTGGGATCTTCCTGGACACCGCAGCCCAGCAGCTGTCATTTTATAATGTCCCCAAGGAAACAGCTGTGTACACTTTCAGCCTTGGTGGTGCCAGCAGCCAGGGAGGGAAGTTCTTCCCCTTCTTCTCAACAGGGtccactgctggaaagcctgACACCGAGCCCCTGAAAATTCTCCAGGGGTTTGAGGATGATGAGTGA